In the genome of Lacerta agilis isolate rLacAgi1 chromosome 2, rLacAgi1.pri, whole genome shotgun sequence, one region contains:
- the SSTR2 gene encoding somatostatin receptor type 2 produces the protein MGLENDLPNTTAFWFPSPSQFDSFPPETPATNTSINITSHHYDLTSNAILTFIYFVVCIVGLCGNTLVIYVILRYAKMKTITNIYILNLAIADELFMLGLPFLAMQVALVHWPFGKAICRIVMTVDGINQFTSIFCLTVMSIDRYLAVVHPIKSAKWRRPRTAKMVNVAVWGISLLVILPIMIYAGVSNNHGSSSCTMIWPDESVAWYVGFIIYTFILGFLVPLTIICLCYLFIIIKVKSSGIRVGSSKRKKSEKKVTRMVSIVVAVFIFCWLPFYIFNVSSVSVLIEPTPVLKGMFDFVVVLTYANSCANPILYAFLSDNFKKSFQNVLCLMKVSGMDEADRSDSKQDKSRLNEATETQRTLLNGDLQTSI, from the coding sequence ATGGGCCTTGAGAATGATTTGCCCAACACCACAGCCTTCTGGTTCCCCTCACCGTCTCAGTTTGACAGCTTCCCCCCAGAGACTCCTGCCACCAACACCTCCATCAACATCACAAGCCACCACTATGACTTGACTAGCAATGCCATCCTCACCTTCATCTACTTTGTGGTGTGCATTGTGGGCCTCTGCGGCAACACTCTGGTCATCTATGTCATCCTCCGTTACGCCAAAATGAAGACGATCACCAACATCTACATACTCAACTTGGCTATAGCGGATGAACTGTTCATGTTGGGGTTGCCTTTCCTGGCTATGCAGGTGGCTCTGGTTCACTGGCCCTTCGGGAAAGCCATCTGCCGGATCGTCATGACAGTAGACGGGATCAATCAGTTCACCAGCATCTTCTGCCTCACAGTCATGAGCATTGATAGGTACCTTGCTGTGGTCCATCCTATAAAATCTGCCAAGTGGAGGAGGCCAAGAACAGCAAAGATGGTCAATGTAGCTGTCTGGGGCATCTCCCTTCTGGTCATACTACCCATCATGATATATGCTGGAGTGAGCAATAACCACGGGAGTAGTAGCTGTACCATGATCTGGCCAGATGAGTCTGTTGCTTGGTATGTTGGCTTCATCATCTATACCTTCATCTTGGGCTTCTTGGTGCCCCTCACCATCATCTGCCTTTGCTACCTGTTTATCATCATCAAGGTGAAGTCCTCTGGCATCAGGGTGGGCTCCTCCAAGAGGAAAAAGTCAGAGAAGAAGGTCACCAGGATGGTCTCCATTGTCGTTGCCGTCTTCATCTTTTGCTGGCTTCCCTTCTATATCTTCAACGTCTCGTCGGTCTCTGTTTTGATTGAGCCAACACCTGTCCTCAAGGGCATGTTTGATTTTGTAGTGGTCCTCACCTATGCCAACAGCTGTGCCAACCCCATCCTTTATGCCTTCTTGTCCGACAACTTCAAGAAGAGCTTCCAAAATGTCCTCTGCCTTATGAAAGTCAGCGGCATGGATGAGGCCGACAGGAGTGACAGCAAGCAGGACAAGTCTAGGCTAAACGAGGCCACAGAAACCCAGAGGACATTGCTCAATGGTGACCTTCAGACAAGCATCTGA